The sequence below is a genomic window from Rhodococcus sp. 4CII.
GGCGTCGCGGACCGGTCCCTCCACCAGGTCGAGGGCCGAGTTGTCGTAGGGGTCGTCGGCAAGGATCACGCTGACGAGCGCGGCCGTGCCGTCCTGGCTGGGGCGCGGCGGGGCCACCGAGGACACCCCCTGCACCTGCGACAGGGCGGTGACGAGCGGGGTGAGCGTTGCGGGATCGAGCGGTCCGGGGGCCACGACGTACACCTGGGTCGGGCTGAGCGCACCCGCGGGGAAGGACTGCCCGAGGGTGTCGAACGCCTGCTGCGACGGGGTGTCGGAGGGTAGTTCGCCCAGGGTGTTGTACGTCGATTTGTACCCGGACGCGAAGGAGGCCAGAGCGATCAGGACGACGCCGATCGCGAGCGCGAAGACCGCGGGGCGGCGCCCGATCGCGGTGCCGATCGACGCGAACGGGGTGTGCGGGCTGTCGTGCCCCGGACCGAGCGGCCAGAACAGGTGCCTGCCCAGGACAGTGAACACGGCGGGGATCAGCGTCAACGCCGTCACGAGCATGACGGCGACGGCGACGATGAGACCGGGGGCGAGGGTGGTGAGCGAACCGAGTTTCGCCAGGAGCAGCGCGGCGAACGCGACGATGACCGTGAGCGCCGACGACGCGACGACCCGCCCGACGACGTCGGTGGAGAAGACGAGTGCGTCCCGATGCGTGTCGGCGGTGGAGCCCGCCGCGGCCTGCTGCCGGAGACGCTCGCGGTAGCGGAACAGCAGGAAGACGATGTAGTCGGTGCCGACACCGAAGAGGACGACCACGAGGATCGACTGCAGCGACGTGCTGACCTCGAAATCGAACAGATCGGCGAGCACGGCGGTCAGCCCGGTGACCACCGACAGCACCACGCCGATGACGACGACCGGCAGGACCGCGATGACGGGACTGCGGAAGATCAGACCGAGGAGGGTCAGGATCACGATGACCGTGGCGATCGTGATGACCTTGTCCGCGTTGTCGTATGCGGCGGTGGTGTCGACCTGAATGGCGGCGTTGCCCGTCAGCCCGCTGACGAGGCCGGTGCCGTTCAGTTGTTGCCTGGCCTGGTCACGGACGACCGGGACGGCGTCGTTGACCTGGTCGTCGCCGGGTTGTCCGCCGAACACGACCTGCAGTGCCGCTGCCTTCCCGTCGGTGGACAGCGACGTCGGCGAGCCCTGCACACTCACCACTCCGGGTATCGCCGAATTCTGCAGTGAGGTTGCGAGATTCAACGCCGTCTGCTGATCGGTGGGCGACAGCGCGGCGCCGTCGGCGCGTACCACCACCAGACTGCCGGTGGCACCGGAGAGACTGGGGAAGTACTGGTTGCCGACCGCCTGCGCCTCGGCGGACTCGAATGTACTGGGCAGGAACGTCTGCTGGTTTCCGGTGGTGTAGTCGTCGAGGCTGGGGGAGAACAGAATGACGGCTGTGGCTGCGACCACCCAGGCCGCGATGACCTGCCAGGGGTGCGCGACGACCGTGCGAGCGAGGTAGGCAAACATCAGTCCCCGTTCCGGGAGATGAGGGGTTCGGGCGGCGCCCGGGGCCGGGCGGTCGAACCATGCCCAGTCATCGTCGCATGCAGCGTTCCACGAAGGCTACGGGTTTCGCGGCATCGGCAGACCGCGGCCCCGTCCCGGATCAGGGAGCGGGGCCGCAGTATGTCGTGGTGCTCGCTACGACAACGGGGTGAAATCCCGGCTCCCGAGGTAGTCGGGACGCGGCGCGGGCGCCGAGAACGGCTCGTTCAGCGTGTTCTCGACGCTGTTGAACACGATGAAGAGATTGGACCGCGCGAACGGAGTGATGTTGCCGTTCGAACCGTGCATGCAGTTGGAGTCGAACACGGTGGCGGAACCGGCCGGTCCCGTCATCGTGTCGATGCCGTACTCGTTGGCCATCCGGGTGAGCGTCGACTGATCGGGCGAACCCGTCGGCGGCACGTAGCTGACCAGTGACTCCTTGTAGTAGTCGGCCGGCGTCTCGCCAGCGCACGAGACGAACGCCCGGTGGGATCCGGGCATGATCATCAACCCGCCGTTGTGCCCGTAGTTCTCGGTGA
It includes:
- a CDS encoding MMPL family transporter, which gives rise to MMFAYLARTVVAHPWQVIAAWVVAATAVILFSPSLDDYTTGNQQTFLPSTFESAEAQAVGNQYFPSLSGATGSLVVVRADGAALSPTDQQTALNLATSLQNSAIPGVVSVQGSPTSLSTDGKAAALQVVFGGQPGDDQVNDAVPVVRDQARQQLNGTGLVSGLTGNAAIQVDTTAAYDNADKVITIATVIVILTLLGLIFRSPVIAVLPVVVIGVVLSVVTGLTAVLADLFDFEVSTSLQSILVVVLFGVGTDYIVFLLFRYRERLRQQAAAGSTADTHRDALVFSTDVVGRVVASSALTVIVAFAALLLAKLGSLTTLAPGLIVAVAVMLVTALTLIPAVFTVLGRHLFWPLGPGHDSPHTPFASIGTAIGRRPAVFALAIGVVLIALASFASGYKSTYNTLGELPSDTPSQQAFDTLGQSFPAGALSPTQVYVVAPGPLDPATLTPLVTALSQVQGVSSVAPPRPSQDGTAALVSVILADDPYDNSALDLVEGPVRDAAHGAVPGAEVVVGGQTSTFVDVRAQLAKDTRLVFPVAAVAIALILALLLLAVLAPVNLLICVALTFVATLGAVVLLFLHGLGYPGIDFSIPIVLYLFVVAIGTDYNILLASRLREEFQNGYSSRDAARIAVSNDAPTVAAAGLILALTFASLTLTGLANLAELGFGVAIGVAIAAFAMAPMLVPSLSALEGRAFWWPGRQKTAIDTGDEREPAVRR